One window from the genome of Candidatus Manganitrophaceae bacterium encodes:
- a CDS encoding electron transfer flavoprotein subunit alpha/FixB family protein: MAGILVFSEQRDGKVKRVALEAISAAHSLQAKVGGEVGAVIIGDQVADEANVLMDAGAERIYLAEDPLLHYYTSEGYVSLVGDLAKKLETRLILMGATTMGKDLGPKLAARLGGPFAGDCIGLEIDDGGILIAQRPIYGGKLMSTVKSRLNAFQVATIRPNVFPVKKQKSEIPSRIEKITSSCNLSSLLARVKEVVETASSKVELTEARIIVSGGRGLKAPENFNLVEDLAEVLGAAVGASRAAVDAGWKPHSYQVGLTGKTVSPLLYIACGISGAVQHLAGMSSSKYIVAINKDPNAPIFKIANYGIVGDLFEILPLMTEAVKKMREG; the protein is encoded by the coding sequence ATGGCGGGCATACTGGTCTTTTCAGAACAACGTGACGGAAAGGTCAAGCGTGTGGCCCTGGAAGCCATTTCGGCTGCCCACTCCCTCCAAGCCAAGGTGGGAGGGGAAGTGGGTGCTGTGATCATCGGAGATCAGGTGGCCGATGAGGCGAATGTTCTCATGGACGCGGGTGCAGAGCGGATCTACCTGGCGGAAGATCCGCTTCTGCACTATTATACATCGGAAGGATATGTTTCCCTTGTCGGTGACCTGGCAAAAAAACTGGAGACCCGTCTGATCCTGATGGGAGCAACCACGATGGGGAAGGACCTCGGTCCGAAGTTGGCGGCCAGACTAGGTGGTCCTTTTGCCGGCGACTGTATTGGGCTGGAAATCGATGATGGGGGAATCCTCATTGCCCAGCGGCCGATCTACGGGGGAAAGCTCATGTCAACGGTCAAGAGTCGCCTAAATGCCTTCCAGGTGGCCACTATTCGGCCGAATGTCTTTCCCGTGAAAAAGCAGAAATCGGAGATCCCCTCCCGGATCGAAAAGATCACTTCCTCTTGTAATCTCTCCAGCCTGCTTGCTCGGGTTAAAGAGGTGGTAGAGACGGCGAGTTCGAAGGTTGAACTGACGGAGGCACGTATTATCGTGTCGGGGGGAAGAGGACTTAAAGCTCCTGAGAATTTCAACCTGGTGGAGGACCTGGCAGAGGTCCTTGGAGCTGCTGTGGGGGCATCTCGCGCCGCGGTCGATGCGGGATGGAAACCGCACAGTTATCAGGTTGGCCTGACAGGAAAGACGGTTTCTCCTCTTCTCTATATTGCCTGTGGTATTTCTGGAGCCGTACAACATCTGGCGGGGATGTCTTCTTCCAAGTATATCGTTGCGATCAATAAAGATCCAAATGCCCCGATCTTCAAGATTGCAAACTACGGCATCGTTGGAGACCTTTTTGAGATTCTTCCTCTCATGACCGAGGCGGTAAAAAAGATGAGAGAAGGTTAA
- a CDS encoding FAD-dependent oxidoreductase: MLLSDKFDVIIVGAGPAGSAAALTLARAGLSVVVFERGAFPGAKNMFGGVLYTPILNKLIPGFWEEAPIERHIVKRRFSLLSGKSEAAFEFRCEDYNENPPFNHSFSALRARFDPWFSKKAEEAGAMVITETVVDDLIFENGKICGVKARREGGEVLADVVIAADGVNSFLAKKAGLRKDFRRAVLAVAAKEVIGLPREVIEDRFSLEGDEGVAMEFFGDSVAGMVGGGFIYTNKETLSVGIACSIKSFIDKKVAPNDLLDRFKAHPSIKRLIRKGETLEYSGHMIPEGGFEQVPQVYTDGLLLVGDAAHLVNASFYHEGTNLAMASGMYAAEAIIEAKEKGDFSAQTLKCYEEKLNDSFVMKDLRKYRAVERWSHENPKFFQEYPFLAIEMLKDYFSISELPKEAVQKEAYRKVRSHISPIQAFFELNKFRKTFF; this comes from the coding sequence ATGCTCTTGTCGGACAAATTTGATGTCATCATCGTGGGTGCCGGACCGGCGGGTTCGGCCGCTGCGCTCACATTGGCACGGGCCGGTCTATCTGTCGTCGTCTTTGAACGGGGTGCGTTTCCCGGAGCAAAGAATATGTTTGGTGGGGTCCTCTATACACCTATTCTGAACAAATTGATCCCCGGATTTTGGGAAGAAGCCCCTATTGAACGGCATATTGTGAAACGCCGGTTTAGTCTGCTCTCCGGGAAATCAGAGGCCGCTTTTGAGTTCCGTTGCGAAGATTACAATGAAAACCCACCTTTTAATCATAGCTTTTCTGCACTCCGAGCACGCTTTGATCCATGGTTTTCCAAAAAAGCGGAGGAAGCGGGTGCTATGGTTATCACTGAAACCGTTGTTGATGACCTGATCTTTGAGAATGGCAAGATTTGCGGCGTGAAAGCCCGGCGGGAAGGAGGAGAGGTCCTGGCCGATGTCGTTATTGCCGCAGATGGGGTAAATTCTTTTCTGGCCAAAAAAGCGGGCCTTCGTAAAGATTTTCGCCGAGCCGTTCTAGCCGTCGCGGCAAAGGAAGTCATCGGTCTTCCACGAGAGGTGATTGAGGACCGTTTCTCCCTGGAAGGTGACGAGGGAGTGGCGATGGAGTTCTTTGGAGATTCGGTGGCAGGAATGGTTGGCGGAGGATTTATTTATACGAATAAGGAGACGCTTTCTGTCGGAATAGCCTGTTCCATCAAGTCATTCATCGATAAAAAGGTGGCACCCAATGATCTCCTAGACCGTTTTAAGGCGCATCCGAGCATAAAGCGCCTGATTAGAAAAGGCGAGACGCTGGAATATTCAGGACATATGATTCCAGAGGGTGGTTTTGAGCAGGTACCTCAGGTTTATACCGACGGACTCCTCCTGGTTGGCGATGCTGCTCATTTGGTGAATGCGTCTTTTTATCATGAAGGAACCAACCTGGCCATGGCCTCGGGTATGTATGCGGCGGAAGCCATCATTGAGGCGAAAGAAAAGGGTGATTTTTCGGCACAAACGCTGAAGTGCTACGAGGAAAAACTAAATGATAGTTTCGTTATGAAGGATTTGAGGAAATATCGAGCGGTGGAAAGGTGGTCGCATGAAAATCCAAAATTCTTTCAGGAATATCCATTTCTTGCTATAGAGATGCTAAAGGATTACTTTAGTATTTCTGAGCTGCCAAAAGAAGCGGTTCAAAAAGAAGCCTACCGAAAAGTACGCTCGCATATTTCCCCAATACAAGCCTTTTTTGAACTGAATAAATTTCGGAAAACCTTTTTTTAA
- a CDS encoding PilZ domain-containing protein: MDRENRRIADRHGLEKEVAYEPSASLELGQRRYYGLMLNISNGGFCLKTETPLTRSQIIQVQMPIPEMKSSLPTLAEVCWVDSHENQGGYTVGLRYLI; this comes from the coding sequence ATGGATAGAGAAAACCGAAGAATCGCCGATCGACATGGTTTGGAGAAGGAGGTGGCCTACGAACCCTCTGCGTCATTAGAGCTAGGGCAGAGAAGGTATTATGGGCTTATGCTCAACATAAGCAACGGAGGATTTTGTCTCAAAACGGAGACGCCTCTAACCCGCTCCCAGATTATCCAGGTCCAGATGCCAATTCCGGAGATGAAATCTTCATTGCCGACTCTTGCCGAGGTTTGTTGGGTCGACAGTCACGAAAATCAAGGTGGGTATACGGTTGGATTGCGGTATCTGATATAG
- a CDS encoding enoyl-CoA hydratase, whose translation MVKYSTDGHVATITLNNPPANLLTFDLLSALEKVVDSLAKDDQVKALVITGSGSLFVAGADIKEIASISSSEKGESIAKRGQAVLDKIEQMQKPVIAAITGFCLGGGLELAMACHLRIGGERVRLGQPEINLGIIPGFGGTQRLPSLVGKAKAIELILTGDMINAEEGKRIGLFNKVVPEGEVLKQAQGLAKKIASKGKKAVEASLLAIQYGIDHPLPSGLEKEAELFGKVCATEDKKEGVSAFLEKRQAKFQDR comes from the coding sequence ATTGTAAAATATTCAACAGACGGTCATGTGGCGACGATCACCCTGAATAATCCTCCCGCAAATCTCTTGACCTTTGATCTCTTGTCCGCGCTGGAAAAAGTGGTGGATTCGCTGGCGAAGGATGATCAGGTTAAGGCGCTTGTCATTACGGGATCTGGGAGTCTCTTTGTTGCTGGGGCGGATATCAAGGAGATTGCCTCCATCTCCTCGTCGGAAAAGGGGGAATCCATTGCAAAAAGAGGTCAGGCGGTTCTTGACAAAATTGAACAAATGCAAAAGCCGGTAATCGCCGCGATTACAGGTTTTTGTCTGGGGGGTGGTCTTGAGTTGGCCATGGCCTGCCATCTCCGTATCGGAGGAGAACGTGTCCGCTTGGGGCAGCCTGAGATCAACCTCGGCATCATTCCGGGTTTTGGCGGGACGCAGCGGCTCCCGAGCCTCGTCGGGAAGGCAAAAGCCATTGAATTGATCCTGACCGGGGATATGATTAATGCGGAAGAGGGGAAAAGGATCGGCCTTTTCAATAAGGTGGTCCCGGAAGGAGAGGTACTGAAACAGGCTCAGGGCCTAGCGAAAAAGATTGCATCAAAAGGAAAGAAAGCGGTCGAGGCGAGTCTTCTGGCCATTCAATATGGGATAGACCATCCTCTCCCTTCCGGTTTAGAAAAGGAAGCGGAACTTTTTGGAAAGGTCTGTGCAACCGAGGATAAAAAAGAGGGGGTTTCGGCCTTTCTTGAAAAGCGCCAAGCAAAGTTTCAGGATCGTTAA
- a CDS encoding electron transfer flavoprotein subunit beta/FixA family protein: protein MKMAVCIKQVPATESKIKPSFDGREIDRAGLSYVVNPYDEFGVEEALRIKERFDEGSVTVITIGPERVTEALRTCLALGADQAIHIKDDRLEGGDAYATAFVLAAALKKENYDIIFFGKQAVDDDNGAVGIHLAELMGLPHVAVINKLDLKPGKGRAVASRQIEGATEIVEIKLPAVFTCQKGLNEPRYASLPGIMKAKQKPLATLTLENLGLDEESVGAKGAKLMVTHIEAPTERTTGKIFDKDPAESVEELLGLLRNEAKVL from the coding sequence ATGAAGATGGCTGTTTGTATTAAGCAAGTCCCTGCCACAGAGTCGAAAATAAAGCCATCTTTTGATGGCAGGGAGATTGACCGGGCGGGCCTTTCTTATGTTGTGAATCCCTATGACGAGTTTGGTGTTGAGGAGGCCTTGAGAATAAAGGAACGTTTCGATGAAGGTTCTGTCACCGTGATAACCATCGGGCCGGAAAGGGTAACAGAAGCCTTGAGAACATGTCTTGCCCTAGGGGCGGACCAGGCAATACACATCAAGGATGATCGACTGGAGGGGGGAGATGCCTACGCGACGGCCTTTGTCCTTGCCGCTGCCTTGAAGAAAGAAAATTATGACATTATCTTTTTTGGAAAACAGGCGGTTGATGACGACAATGGCGCCGTTGGCATTCACCTTGCTGAATTGATGGGCTTGCCGCATGTGGCCGTGATTAATAAACTTGATCTGAAGCCGGGAAAGGGGAGGGCCGTTGCCTCGCGGCAGATCGAAGGGGCAACTGAAATAGTTGAAATTAAACTCCCTGCCGTCTTTACCTGCCAAAAGGGACTGAATGAGCCGCGGTATGCCTCCCTCCCCGGCATTATGAAAGCGAAGCAGAAACCATTGGCAACGCTGACTCTGGAGAATTTGGGCCTGGATGAGGAAAGCGTCGGAGCCAAAGGGGCAAAGCTCATGGTAACCCACATCGAAGCGCCGACTGAACGGACGACCGGAAAAATCTTTGATAAGGACCCCGCAGAATCCGTCGAAGAATTGCTTGGCTTACTTCGAAATGAAGCAAAAGTCTTGTAG
- a CDS encoding LuxR family transcriptional regulator, which yields MNRICIHEEAVYLFRALLLQRGAGNQDSTHIMILIERVSEGVRIEDVRDLIKLTQREQIVVQLLSEGKMNKEIVVFMNIGEYTVKDHMKRIMKKLDVTTRAGIVAKILQSHHLS from the coding sequence GTGAACAGAATTTGTATTCACGAAGAAGCAGTCTATCTTTTTCGAGCCCTGCTTTTACAGAGGGGTGCCGGGAATCAGGACAGTACCCATATCATGATATTGATCGAGAGAGTTTCTGAGGGCGTTCGGATTGAAGACGTGAGAGATTTGATAAAACTGACACAACGTGAACAGATTGTTGTTCAATTGTTGTCTGAAGGAAAAATGAATAAAGAAATTGTAGTCTTTATGAATATCGGAGAATATACGGTGAAGGACCATATGAAGAGGATTATGAAAAAACTGGACGTAACAACCCGGGCCGGAATCGTCGCAAAAATATTACAAAGTCATCATCTTTCCTGA
- a CDS encoding DUF192 domain-containing protein encodes MPIMWRKERVLIAVAFFLAINPAYANEAPSHQTVTFPSGTQLNAEIADTPKTRRLGLMFREHLPEGGGMLFVFQVAARHRFWMKNCKFPIDIIWMNEHREIVYISENTPPCKSDPCPSYGPTKDKALYVLEVAAGLTHQEKLKKGMIIQFQD; translated from the coding sequence ATGCCCATCATGTGGAGAAAAGAGAGGGTTCTGATCGCCGTTGCTTTTTTTCTTGCGATCAACCCCGCCTATGCAAACGAAGCCCCAAGCCATCAGACGGTAACCTTTCCGAGCGGGACTCAACTCAACGCAGAAATCGCCGACACCCCAAAAACCAGAAGACTTGGATTGATGTTCCGGGAACACCTGCCAGAAGGTGGCGGGATGCTCTTTGTCTTTCAGGTGGCAGCGCGTCACCGGTTTTGGATGAAAAACTGCAAATTCCCAATCGATATTATCTGGATGAATGAACACCGAGAAATTGTATACATTTCTGAGAACACACCTCCATGCAAATCAGATCCTTGTCCAAGCTACGGCCCCACAAAAGATAAAGCTCTCTATGTGCTTGAAGTCGCCGCCGGACTTACGCACCAAGAAAAACTTAAAAAAGGTATGATCATTCAGTTTCAGGACTAA